The Argopecten irradians isolate NY chromosome 6, Ai_NY, whole genome shotgun sequence genome has a window encoding:
- the LOC138326546 gene encoding citron Rho-interacting kinase-like, with protein sequence MGSLKDNESLTPKDRAAVAALVRSPSAHSGSVNLLTPSVKRSSSMYSYGLPQTPSQRIHHNIPHRFVTGLNTRATKCAVCLGSVPFVKQASKCQECHMVCHPKCLTAAPATCGLPTEYFQHFQEIMSREEDAPVNRKLSLCKDGRPIHMNGFLKIPSTGTQGWEKKWASLEDNILMLYNNESDANPVDSFNLKPQETDVTVHSAISPAELPNTALTDLSHVIKVEHEPLTTCWPGRLHIVFVMFHETGHVKRQEIPIST encoded by the exons ATGGGATCCCTGAAGGATAATGAAAGCCTGACACCAAAGGACCGTGCTGCCGTGGCGGCGTTAGTGCGTTCACCGTCGGCCCACTCAGGGTCCGTCAATCTGCTGACACCGAGTGTAAAGAGGTCTAGCAGTATGTACTCCTACGGCCTCCCCCAGACCCCGAGTCAACGTATACATCATAACATTCCACACCGCTTCGTCACCGGTCTCAACACCCGCGCTACCAAGTGTGCTGTGTGTCTCGGAAGTGTGCCGTTCGTCAAACAGGCGTCAAAGTGTCAAG AGTGTCATATGGTGTGCCACCCGAAGTGTCTGACGGCAGCTCCGGCCACTTGTGGCCTCCCGACCGAGTATTTCCAGCACTTCCAGGAGATCATGAGTCGCGAGGAGGATGCACCCGTCAACAGGAAGCTGTCGCTGTGTAAAGATGGTAGACCTATACACATGAATGGTTTCCTGAAAATACCCAG CACCGGGACACAGGGCTGGGAGAAGAAGTGGGCTTCACTAGAAGACaatatactgatgttatacaaCAATGAATCGGATGCCAACCCTGTCGACTCCTTCAACCTGAAACCCCAGGAAACGGATGTGACCGTACACAGTGCTATTAGCCCCGCAGAGCTTCCAAACACCGCCCTCACAGACCTCAGTCATGTGATCAAGGTGGAACACGAACCACTCACCACGTGTTGGCCTGGCAG GTTGCACATAGTGTTTGTAATGTTCCATGAAACAGGACATGTGAAACGACAGGAAATTCCTATCTCTACCTGA